A stretch of the uncultured Campylobacter sp. genome encodes the following:
- a CDS encoding UbiX family flavin prenyltransferase encodes MKIFLGISGASGVNLGLKLACEIAKRSELHLCVSKNAMNVLEKELNFTDIFYKNGAAAGLKFNSNQNSAKFDKNREDAKFANFSSTQGELDFGGGDERSQNQSDKFADNAQDLSDNGLKFAGLDNYTLDANWQICKSNDGEKNASGSDQIASKFDDRKFQNQCDLDKNPIQKDAKQDEIYQIWQDLQNRAVIHDDSDLAAAPSSGSFGIDATIVAPCSISTLAKIHAGFADTLITRAAAVALKERKRLVLGVREMPFSTLALEHAAKLSALGAVIAPPVLGYYSGQNSLEDMENFIIGKWLDLLDIKHRIYQRWS; translated from the coding sequence ATGAAAATTTTTCTAGGTATCAGCGGCGCAAGCGGCGTAAATCTGGGGCTAAAGCTCGCCTGCGAGATAGCAAAAAGAAGCGAGCTACATCTGTGCGTGAGTAAAAACGCGATGAATGTGCTAGAAAAAGAGTTAAATTTTACGGATATTTTTTATAAAAACGGTGCGGCGGCGGGTTTAAAATTTAATTCAAACCAAAATAGCGCCAAATTTGACAAAAATCGCGAAGACGCCAAATTTGCAAATTTTAGCTCCACCCAAGGCGAGCTAGATTTTGGAGGCGGAGACGAAAGATCGCAAAACCAAAGCGACAAATTTGCGGATAATGCGCAAGATTTGAGCGATAACGGTTTAAAATTTGCCGGTTTAGATAACTACACTCTCGATGCAAACTGGCAAATTTGTAAATCTAACGACGGCGAAAAAAACGCAAGTGGCAGCGATCAAATCGCAAGCAAATTTGACGACCGTAAATTTCAAAACCAGTGCGATCTTGATAAAAATCCCATTCAAAAAGACGCAAAACAAGACGAAATTTATCAAATTTGGCAAGATTTGCAAAATCGCGCCGTCATCCACGATGACTCTGATCTCGCCGCAGCTCCGAGCTCTGGCTCGTTTGGCATAGATGCTACTATCGTCGCGCCCTGCTCTATTAGCACCCTAGCCAAAATTCACGCAGGCTTTGCAGATACGCTGATAACTCGTGCCGCCGCAGTCGCGCTAAAGGAGCGAAAGAGGCTGGTTTTGGGCGTTAGAGAGATGCCGTTTTCTACGCTGGCGCTTGAGCATGCGGCCAAACTCTCCGCTCTTGGCGCCGTTATCGCGCCGCCCGTTTTGGGTTATTATTCGGGTCAAAATAGCCTTGAAGATATGGAAAATTTTATCATCGGCAAGTGGCTTGACCTGCTAGACATAAAACACCGAATTTATCAAAGATGGTCGTAA
- the flgA gene encoding flagellar basal body P-ring formation chaperone FlgA yields the protein MYCVSNGKITLVDLGFTDKSDEILNLGENKAAKINSRDLAEILKKRGVELEDKSGGETVFVKNCDALALVQRAFLQEVTSEFKGLQFVKFPLIEPQNELPKNFHEYKFDKIYVNKINPKGSFRAGFITPNGSQPSVFFRYEINAKMPVLRATKPLATRQMLGIGDFAKDWVELGEFSPDMMSDAPNARLAAKQNIKSGEVLRLRQFTPLPLIKKGERVNAVLSDGALSIIVEVTALENGNLGETIKVKNNDKKVFSAQIVSKKQVMIR from the coding sequence ATGTATTGTGTTTCAAACGGCAAAATCACGCTTGTAGACTTGGGCTTTACGGACAAAAGCGACGAGATTTTAAATTTAGGCGAAAACAAAGCCGCAAAAATAAATTCGCGAGATTTAGCGGAGATTTTAAAAAAGCGCGGCGTAGAGCTTGAGGACAAAAGCGGCGGAGAGACGGTATTTGTAAAAAACTGCGACGCGTTAGCTCTCGTGCAGCGCGCGTTTTTGCAAGAGGTTACGAGCGAGTTTAAGGGGCTGCAATTCGTCAAATTTCCGCTTATCGAGCCTCAAAACGAACTTCCTAAAAACTTCCACGAATACAAATTCGATAAAATTTACGTAAACAAAATCAATCCAAAAGGTAGCTTTAGAGCCGGTTTTATCACGCCAAACGGCTCGCAGCCAAGCGTATTTTTTAGATATGAAATAAACGCAAAAATGCCGGTTTTAAGGGCTACCAAGCCGCTTGCGACGCGCCAAATGCTAGGTATCGGCGACTTTGCAAAGGATTGGGTCGAGCTTGGCGAGTTTAGCCCCGACATGATGAGCGACGCGCCAAATGCGAGGCTGGCGGCCAAGCAAAACATAAAAAGCGGCGAAGTGTTGCGGTTACGGCAGTTTACCCCGCTACCGCTCATAAAAAAAGGCGAGCGCGTCAATGCCGTGCTTAGCGACGGGGCGCTCAGTATCATCGTCGAGGTCACGGCGCTAGAAAACGGCAATCTAGGCGAGACCATCAAGGTTAAAAATAACGACAAAAAGGTCTTTAGCGCGCAAATCGTCTCAAAAAAACAGGTGATGATAAGATGA
- the hisS gene encoding histidine--tRNA ligase, with the protein MISALRGMKDVLPPQSGLYERIIKICEEVAKNYGYEFVLSPHLEQTALFRRSVGESSDIVGKEMYQFEDKGGNDVCLRPEGTAGVVRAFIEAKFDRVGGVRRYFYHGSMFRYERPQKGRLREFHQFGCECFNEPSVYEDASVILIINEIFSRLGIKTKLLINSLGDAASMGAYREKLVKFLDAHEGQICEDCKRRKLTNPIRVLDCKVESCQKIYENAPLIIGSLNDECAGEFKKLQEILSGNGVEFEIDPKLVRGLDYYCKTAFEFVSDEIGAKSAVAGGGRYDRLVEYLGGKASYGVGFAMGIERIMEILSGRESQSARGGAYIGAMDADGVDAVYKIAINLRKSIPVLVSYEPKKLQKHLNAADNANARICLCVGEDELKSGKIWLKDLSEKAEKTLDLVDLETELKRILNV; encoded by the coding sequence ATGATTAGCGCATTAAGGGGGATGAAGGACGTTTTGCCGCCACAGTCGGGACTTTACGAGAGGATAATCAAAATCTGCGAAGAGGTCGCGAAAAACTACGGATACGAGTTCGTGCTATCTCCGCACTTGGAGCAGACGGCGCTTTTTCGCCGCAGCGTCGGGGAGAGTAGCGACATCGTGGGCAAGGAGATGTATCAGTTTGAGGATAAGGGCGGAAATGACGTTTGTCTGCGCCCTGAGGGGACGGCTGGAGTCGTGCGCGCCTTTATCGAGGCTAAATTTGACCGCGTGGGCGGCGTGAGACGGTACTTTTATCACGGTTCGATGTTTCGCTATGAACGTCCGCAAAAAGGGCGTTTGCGCGAGTTTCATCAGTTTGGCTGCGAGTGCTTCAATGAACCTAGCGTTTATGAGGATGCGAGCGTTATTTTGATTATAAACGAGATTTTCTCGCGGCTAGGTATCAAAACTAAGCTACTTATAAATTCGCTCGGAGACGCCGCTAGCATGGGTGCTTATCGCGAAAAGCTGGTTAAATTTTTAGACGCACACGAGGGGCAAATTTGCGAGGACTGTAAGCGCAGAAAGCTAACAAACCCTATCCGCGTGCTAGACTGCAAGGTAGAAAGCTGTCAAAAAATCTACGAAAACGCACCGCTGATAATCGGCAGTTTAAACGACGAATGCGCAGGCGAGTTTAAAAAGCTGCAAGAAATTTTAAGCGGCAACGGCGTGGAGTTTGAGATAGATCCGAAACTCGTGCGCGGGCTTGATTATTACTGTAAAACGGCGTTTGAGTTCGTTTCCGACGAGATCGGCGCAAAGAGCGCGGTCGCAGGCGGCGGACGCTACGACAGGCTGGTCGAGTACCTAGGCGGCAAGGCTAGCTACGGCGTGGGCTTTGCGATGGGTATCGAGCGCATAATGGAAATCCTAAGTGGCCGCGAGAGCCAAAGCGCAAGAGGCGGCGCATATATCGGCGCGATGGATGCCGATGGCGTGGACGCGGTCTATAAAATAGCGATAAATTTAAGAAAAAGCATCCCGGTTCTCGTGAGCTACGAGCCTAAAAAACTGCAAAAGCACCTAAACGCGGCCGATAACGCTAACGCTAGAATTTGCCTTTGCGTCGGCGAGGACGAGCTAAAATCGGGCAAAATTTGGCTAAAAGATCTGAGCGAGAAAGCCGAAAAAACGCTTGATTTGGTT
- the coaD gene encoding pantetheine-phosphate adenylyltransferase, which translates to MKSCIYPGTFDPVTNGHLDVIKRAIKIFDEVVVAVAASESKKPLFSLQERVKMAKISTANLKNVEVVGFDNLLVDFAKSRGINVVIRGLRAVSDFEYELQIGYANAVLWDELETVYLMPSLQNAFISSSIVRSVLSHGGDVSKLVPSEILKNLKSARD; encoded by the coding sequence ATGAAATCCTGCATCTATCCCGGCACCTTCGATCCCGTCACAAACGGCCATCTAGACGTCATCAAACGTGCGATAAAGATCTTTGACGAGGTCGTCGTCGCAGTAGCGGCCAGCGAGAGCAAAAAACCGCTTTTTAGCTTGCAAGAGCGCGTCAAAATGGCTAAAATTTCAACCGCAAATCTAAAAAACGTCGAGGTCGTCGGGTTTGATAACTTACTCGTGGATTTTGCTAAGAGCCGAGGTATAAACGTCGTTATACGCGGCCTTCGCGCGGTTAGCGACTTTGAGTACGAGCTGCAAATCGGCTATGCAAACGCCGTACTTTGGGATGAGCTTGAGACCGTTTATCTGATGCCAAGCCTCCAAAACGCATTCATATCAAGCTCGATAGTGCGCTCGGTTTTAAGCCACGGCGGAGACGTCAGTAAGCTGGTTCCAAGCGAAATTTTAAAAAATTTAAAGTCGGCTCGCGACTAA
- the tmk gene encoding dTMP kinase codes for MYVIFEGIDGAGKSTQIARLATAYPQAIVTKEPGGTKLGENLREILLKENDLDKRAEILLFLADRAEHFGKIIKPNLNKMILSDRGFVSGMAYALAGGNFSFEELLNLNKFALQGNFPQKIVFFKADESTLRSRLGSRAQMDSIEARGFAYLLRVQDAMEEILQKLDVRYVTIDAAWDEEKIMNLIKEFIND; via the coding sequence ATGTACGTGATTTTTGAAGGTATCGACGGCGCGGGCAAAAGCACGCAGATAGCGCGGCTGGCGACGGCTTACCCGCAAGCCATCGTGACCAAAGAGCCAGGCGGCACGAAGCTTGGCGAAAATTTGCGCGAGATTTTACTAAAGGAAAACGATCTGGATAAAAGGGCCGAAATTTTGCTATTTTTGGCCGATAGAGCCGAGCATTTCGGTAAAATAATAAAACCAAACTTGAACAAGATGATTTTAAGCGACAGAGGCTTCGTCTCCGGTATGGCTTACGCGCTGGCGGGCGGAAATTTTAGCTTTGAAGAGCTTTTAAATTTAAATAAATTCGCCCTGCAAGGAAATTTTCCGCAAAAAATAGTATTTTTTAAAGCGGACGAAAGCACGCTAAGATCGCGCCTAGGCTCGCGCGCGCAGATGGACAGCATAGAGGCTAGAGGTTTTGCGTATCTACTAAGAGTGCAGGACGCGATGGAGGAAATTTTGCAAAAACTAGACGTCCGCTACGTCACGATCGATGCCGCCTGGGACGAAGAAAAAATAATGAATTTGATAAAGGAGTTTATAAATGATTAG